Proteins encoded together in one Drosophila albomicans strain 15112-1751.03 chromosome 2R, ASM965048v2, whole genome shotgun sequence window:
- the LOC117576963 gene encoding modular serine protease-like isoform X1, which translates to MIIRIILVNLVIPFVILLCNGYCFFECPFDKKCLRLSAMCNGTKECSFGEDELHVNCKYNITTRRATFYCANGVPIAKSEMCNAKIDCIDKSDESPAICKKYEEQLELRIQNSTCEKFQLSCQASTQDDCISADKICDDKFDCPNGRDESIEMCMQVLKHPYFQCGNGKIIYNSSQLCDNKYDCLDGSDELETHCQYNEKWERKQPVTCEEPKRNNIKFTSNTTMYAEKENNETHYFVYASGVVQFECYDSKEDFKGIKWNVCKIDENGNGKWLNDLPECVDNRNKNQNTNGDLGCRLDTYDHYSENLRIWKCSNDGKNCVEKIKPPLTDAYVKFNCSKNLMLFPEGLRERIYRCRDKEWQLNSMELPPKPRCGKMCNTTELYCLDSMEPKCKKRDGSTTKCEQAPSWKPGTTVTYECFPEYRHDTNLNFTSVCLDNGTWKHSGNRDESCSIKCGLNELQTGMSVNGPETEPYHSPWSVAIYDNNDMQQFEYSCGGVLIRHNFVLTAAHCVSDGINNFGINRFRVMPAQKANVSIIDSHNDCRKANETNKDEADKHSECWIVQQIIIDPKYDPTRYTSDSALLHLQANPFLPFRIVCIPGIHFDWEKGYANRNGSVFAWDTKERKLNQKLNFVIVDGTLNNTDNIANRDYHIDVTSYNVKTTLCKGDSGCGFFDDCPNGKKMCLFGIVSTGQSMDTNECTNNVKINSVVHPSTVAFVNKYIKAISNKCPK; encoded by the exons ATGATTATTCGCATAATCCTTGTAAATTTGGTGATTCCGTTTGTTATCCTATTATGTAATGGGTACTGTTTTTTTGAGTGCCCTTTTGATAAAAAGTGTCTTAGACTTAGTGCAATGTGTAATGGAACAAAAGAGTGTTCTTTTGGCGAGGATGAGTTACAtgttaattgcaaatataacataacTACCCGTCGTGCAACTTTCTACTGTGCAAACGGAGTGCCTATCGCTAAATCTGAAATgtgcaatgcaaaaattgaTTGTATCGATAAATCTGACGAGTCGCCTGCGATCTGTAAGAAGTATGAAGAACAGCTTGAACTCCGAATTCAAAATTCGACGTGTGAAAA atttcaACTCTCATGTCAAGCTTCAACCCAAGACGATTGTATTTCCGCGGATAAAATATGTGATGACAAGTTCGATTGTCCGAATGGCCGGGATGAATCTATAGAGATGTGCATGCAAGTACTTAAGCATCCCTATTTCCAGTGTGGCAATGGAAAGATCATCTATAATAGTAGTCAACTGTGCGACAACAAATATGATTGCCTCGATGGCTCCGATGAGTTGGAAACTCATTGTCAATATAACGAAAAATGGGAACGGAAGCAGCCAGTTACATGTGAAGAGCCTAagagaaataatataaaatttacgAGCAACACAACAATGTATGCTGAGAAGGAAAATAATGAAACGCATTATTTTGTCTATGCAAGCGGTGTAGTTCAATTTGAGTGCTACGATTCTAAGGAAGACTTCAAGGGCATAAAGTGGAATGTGTGCAAGATtgatgaaaatggaaatggaaaatggttGAATGATTTACCAGAGTGTGTGGACAATCGTAATAAGAACCAAAACACAAATGGAGATTTGGGCTGCAGATTAGATACTTATGATCATTATTCAGAAAATTTGCGCATTTGGAAATGTTCAAACGACGGCAAAAATTGCGTAGAGAAGATAAAACCACCTTTAACTGACGCGTATGTAAAGTTCAACTGTTCGAAGAACTTAATGTTGTTCCCGGAAGGTCTACGGGAAAGAATATATCGTTGTCGAGACAAAGAATGGCAACTCAACTCTATGGAACTTCCACCCAAACCAAGATGCGGCA AAATGTGCAATACAACTGAATTGTATTGCCTGGACTCGATGGAACCAAAATGCAAGAAACGGGACGGATCAACTACGAAATGCGAACAGGCACCCAGTTGGAAACCAGGAACCACAGTTACTTATGAATGTTTTCCTGAATACAGACACGacactaatttaaattttacctCGGTGTGCCTTGACAACGGAACTTGGAAACATTCTGGTAATAGAGATGAATCTTGCTCAATAAAATGCGGATTAAACGAGCTGCAAACGGGAATGTCTGTAAATGGCCCAGAAACGGAACCGTACCATTCACCATGGTCAGTTGCTATTTATGACAACAACGATATGCAACAGTTCGAATACTCCTGTGGTGGTGTCCTAATACGACATAATTTCGTATTGACTGCTGCTCATTGCGTTAGTGATGGAATAAACAACTTTGGAATTAACCGATTTCGTGTGATGCCAGCCCAAAAAGCCAATGTATCCATCATTGATAGCCACAATGATTGTCGAAAGGCCAATGAAACCAATAAAGACGAGGCTGATAAACACAGTGAGTGTTGGATAGTTCAGCAGATAATTATTGATCC caaATATGATCCGACACGGTATACATCCGATTCGGCTCTTTTGCATCTGCAAGCAAACCCATTTTTGCCATTCAGAATAGTTTGCATACCGGGAATCCACTTTGATTGGGAGAAAGGTTATGCAAATCGCAATGGCTCAGTTTTTGCGTGGGAtacgaaagaaagaaagttaaatcaaaaactaaatttcGTTATTGTCGATGGAACACTAAACAATACAGATAACATCGCAAATAGAGACTATCACATAGATGTAACCTCATATAATGTTAAAACTACACTTTGTAAAGGAGATAGTGGCTGCGGCTTTTTCGATGATTGTCCTAATGGCAAGAAAATGTGTTTATTCGGGATCGTTAGTACAGGTCAAAGCATGGATACAAACGAATGCACTAATAACGTTAAAATCAATAGCGTTGTGCATCCGAGTACAGTTGCATttgtgaataaatatataaaggcAATTTCTAATAAATGTCCCAAATAA
- the LOC117576963 gene encoding modular serine protease-like isoform X7, with protein MCMQVLKHPYFQCGNGKIIYNSSQLCDNKYDCLDGSDELETHCQYNEKWERKQPVTCEEPKRNNIKFTSNTTMYAEKENNETHYFVYASGVVQFECYDSKEDFKGIKWNVCKIDENGNGKWLNDLPECVDNRNKNQNTNGDLGCRLDTYDHYSENLRIWKCSNDGKNCVEKIKPPLTDAYVKFNCSKNLMLFPEGLRERIYRCRDKEWQLNSMELPPKPRCGKMCNTTELYCLDSMEPKCKKRDGSTTKCEQAPSWKPGTTVTYECFPEYRHDTNLNFTSVCLDNGTWKHSGNRDESCSIKCGLNELQTGMSVNGPETEPYHSPWSVAIYDNNDMQQFEYSCGGVLIRHNFVLTAAHCVSDGINNFGINRFRVMPAQKANVSIIDSHNDCRKANETNKDEADKHSECWIVQQIIIDPKYDPTRYTSDSALLHLQANPFLPFRIVCIPGIHFDWEKGYANRNGSVFAWDTKERKLNQKLNFVIVDGTLNNTDNIANRDYHIDVTSYNVKTTLCKGDSGCGFFDDCPNGKKMCLFGIVSTGQSMDTNECTNNVKINSVVHPSTVAFVNKYIKAISNKCPK; from the exons ATGTGCATGCAAGTACTTAAGCATCCCTATTTCCAGTGTGGCAATGGAAAGATCATCTATAATAGTAGTCAACTGTGCGACAACAAATATGATTGCCTCGATGGCTCCGATGAGTTGGAAACTCATTGTCAATATAACGAAAAATGGGAACGGAAGCAGCCAGTTACATGTGAAGAGCCTAagagaaataatataaaatttacgAGCAACACAACAATGTATGCTGAGAAGGAAAATAATGAAACGCATTATTTTGTCTATGCAAGCGGTGTAGTTCAATTTGAGTGCTACGATTCTAAGGAAGACTTCAAGGGCATAAAGTGGAATGTGTGCAAGATtgatgaaaatggaaatggaaaatggttGAATGATTTACCAGAGTGTGTGGACAATCGTAATAAGAACCAAAACACAAATGGAGATTTGGGCTGCAGATTAGATACTTATGATCATTATTCAGAAAATTTGCGCATTTGGAAATGTTCAAACGACGGCAAAAATTGCGTAGAGAAGATAAAACCACCTTTAACTGACGCGTATGTAAAGTTCAACTGTTCGAAGAACTTAATGTTGTTCCCGGAAGGTCTACGGGAAAGAATATATCGTTGTCGAGACAAAGAATGGCAACTCAACTCTATGGAACTTCCACCCAAACCAAGATGCGGCA AAATGTGCAATACAACTGAATTGTATTGCCTGGACTCGATGGAACCAAAATGCAAGAAACGGGACGGATCAACTACGAAATGCGAACAGGCACCCAGTTGGAAACCAGGAACCACAGTTACTTATGAATGTTTTCCTGAATACAGACACGacactaatttaaattttacctCGGTGTGCCTTGACAACGGAACTTGGAAACATTCTGGTAATAGAGATGAATCTTGCTCAATAAAATGCGGATTAAACGAGCTGCAAACGGGAATGTCTGTAAATGGCCCAGAAACGGAACCGTACCATTCACCATGGTCAGTTGCTATTTATGACAACAACGATATGCAACAGTTCGAATACTCCTGTGGTGGTGTCCTAATACGACATAATTTCGTATTGACTGCTGCTCATTGCGTTAGTGATGGAATAAACAACTTTGGAATTAACCGATTTCGTGTGATGCCAGCCCAAAAAGCCAATGTATCCATCATTGATAGCCACAATGATTGTCGAAAGGCCAATGAAACCAATAAAGACGAGGCTGATAAACACAGTGAGTGTTGGATAGTTCAGCAGATAATTATTGATCC caaATATGATCCGACACGGTATACATCCGATTCGGCTCTTTTGCATCTGCAAGCAAACCCATTTTTGCCATTCAGAATAGTTTGCATACCGGGAATCCACTTTGATTGGGAGAAAGGTTATGCAAATCGCAATGGCTCAGTTTTTGCGTGGGAtacgaaagaaagaaagttaaatcaaaaactaaatttcGTTATTGTCGATGGAACACTAAACAATACAGATAACATCGCAAATAGAGACTATCACATAGATGTAACCTCATATAATGTTAAAACTACACTTTGTAAAGGAGATAGTGGCTGCGGCTTTTTCGATGATTGTCCTAATGGCAAGAAAATGTGTTTATTCGGGATCGTTAGTACAGGTCAAAGCATGGATACAAACGAATGCACTAATAACGTTAAAATCAATAGCGTTGTGCATCCGAGTACAGTTGCATttgtgaataaatatataaaggcAATTTCTAATAAATGTCCCAAATAA